A stretch of the Vibrio aphrogenes genome encodes the following:
- a CDS encoding ABC-ATPase domain-containing protein, which translates to MDTLIFKLKNIEKQNYRAYQQIKGQYDFTDFDLFIDTVQADPHATASRLRARRAWSLTDLQWLREKSEDYQRAARDYIARYFSQLAQPEASVDMAFNGQSVLDHTAVIFDEEGIELRFRVNLPADGRQILGKKAINILTFHLPKFIRRSTIAREIDMEALQRHCEVVEDQVALRRQLASHNLVAFVADGSVLPRVSGDCDLPMKEAIAVSAPDSLAITLDTPHQGKIRGLGVPKGITLIVGGGFHGKSTLLTAIERSIYDHIPGDGREYIVTDPQAMKIRAEDGRSVHHLNLSNYINHLPMGKDTADFSTQDASGSTSQAAWLQESLEAGASTLLIDEDTSATNFMIRDERMQALVSKGDEPITPLVDRIGQLRDEYDVSSIIVMGGSGDYFDVADTVIQMHDYQILDVTAKAKDVVKQHPSQRQSESETPLIMHPARAFNNACLQKILAEGKFRIQGKGTHTLRFGKEHVDVTALEQIESTSELNAIGWLWFQLSQQPGWSNDPAKIFEQALNGNWHQSMPNNGDLAKPRTLDVMAVLNRLRKAQFKGESS; encoded by the coding sequence ATGGATACGCTGATCTTCAAACTGAAAAATATCGAAAAACAAAATTATCGTGCTTACCAACAAATCAAAGGGCAGTATGATTTTACTGATTTCGACCTTTTCATTGATACGGTTCAAGCCGATCCTCATGCCACCGCCTCACGATTACGAGCTCGTCGTGCTTGGTCGCTCACTGACCTGCAATGGTTACGCGAAAAATCGGAAGATTATCAACGCGCGGCTCGTGATTATATTGCGCGATATTTTTCACAATTGGCTCAACCAGAAGCCTCGGTAGATATGGCCTTTAATGGGCAAAGCGTACTTGATCATACTGCCGTGATTTTTGATGAAGAAGGAATTGAATTACGCTTTCGAGTCAATTTACCTGCCGATGGTCGACAAATTCTTGGCAAAAAAGCCATTAACATCTTAACCTTCCATTTACCGAAATTTATCCGTCGTTCAACTATTGCTCGTGAAATCGATATGGAAGCTTTACAACGTCACTGTGAGGTTGTGGAAGACCAAGTCGCGTTACGTCGTCAGTTAGCTAGCCATAACTTAGTGGCATTTGTCGCAGATGGCAGCGTCTTACCTCGCGTTTCTGGTGATTGCGATTTACCAATGAAAGAGGCCATCGCCGTTTCCGCACCCGATTCACTCGCCATCACTCTAGACACACCGCATCAAGGCAAAATTCGCGGTCTTGGCGTCCCGAAAGGTATCACTCTGATTGTTGGTGGCGGATTTCATGGTAAATCAACACTGCTTACCGCTATTGAACGTTCGATCTATGATCATATCCCTGGCGATGGTCGTGAATACATTGTCACCGACCCACAAGCAATGAAAATTCGAGCTGAAGATGGGCGTAGTGTTCATCATTTGAACTTATCCAATTACATAAATCATCTTCCTATGGGTAAGGACACGGCTGATTTTTCCACGCAAGATGCGTCAGGTTCAACCTCTCAAGCGGCTTGGCTACAAGAGTCACTAGAAGCGGGTGCCTCAACCCTATTGATTGATGAAGACACTTCGGCAACTAACTTCATGATCCGTGATGAACGTATGCAAGCCTTGGTGAGTAAAGGTGATGAACCCATTACCCCATTAGTTGATCGTATTGGGCAGCTACGCGATGAATATGATGTGTCTTCCATCATTGTGATGGGCGGTTCTGGTGATTACTTTGATGTGGCCGATACCGTCATCCAAATGCACGATTATCAAATTTTAGATGTGACCGCGAAAGCTAAAGATGTGGTGAAACAACACCCTAGCCAACGCCAATCTGAGTCAGAAACCCCTTTAATCATGCACCCAGCTCGCGCCTTTAATAATGCTTGTTTGCAAAAAATTCTCGCGGAAGGAAAATTCCGAATCCAAGGTAAAGGCACTCATACTCTACGTTTTGGTAAAGAGCATGTGGATGTAACGGCGTTAGAGCAAATTGAATCCACCAGCGAACTCAATGCGATTGGTTGGTTATGGTTCCAATTATCACAACAACCTGGCTGGAGCAACGATCCTGCGAAGATCTTTGAGCAAGCCTTGAATGGTAACTGGCATCAAAGCATGCCTAATAATGGTGATTTAGCTAAGCCACGCACTTTAGATGTCATGGCGGTATTAAATCGTTTACGCAAAGCGCAATTTAAAGGCGAGTCTAGCTAG
- the fabV gene encoding enoyl-ACP reductase FabV has translation MVIEPIIKGVVARSAHPYGCEASIQNQIQFAKNASQIKNGPKRVLILGASSGFGLAARIALTFGGSQADTIGVSFERGPSDKGVGTAGWYNNIFFKQEAEKEGRTAVNIIGDAFSQDTRDQVIEAIETYFEGEVDLIIYSLASGMRPNPNTGEAWVSSIKPIGDSVTGATITLENDEWVETQIESATQQEIESTIKVMGGSDWESWVDTLINAESIAEGCKTIAFSYIGSEATFPIYRDGTLGWAKVDLHQASHSLNLKLANFNGSAHATVCKALVTKASVFIPTFTPYIIALYKAMKEDGTHEGCIEQMQRLFSDKLYNHEPIPVDSERLIRMDDWEMKPSVQQRVAELMAQMNASNFKEVGDYQGYKQEFMQLNGFNITNVDYQQDIDIEQLSTLQP, from the coding sequence ATGGTCATTGAACCTATCATTAAAGGCGTGGTTGCCCGTAGTGCCCATCCATACGGATGTGAAGCATCAATCCAGAACCAAATCCAATTTGCTAAAAACGCGTCTCAAATCAAAAATGGTCCAAAACGTGTATTAATTTTAGGCGCTTCTTCTGGTTTTGGTCTCGCGGCACGTATTGCTCTAACTTTTGGTGGCAGCCAAGCCGACACGATCGGTGTCTCTTTTGAACGAGGCCCTTCTGATAAGGGCGTAGGGACCGCAGGCTGGTATAATAATATCTTCTTCAAACAAGAAGCGGAAAAAGAAGGCCGTACCGCCGTCAATATCATTGGGGATGCTTTCTCGCAAGATACTCGCGATCAAGTTATTGAAGCGATTGAAACCTATTTTGAAGGTGAAGTCGATTTGATTATCTATAGTCTTGCCTCGGGTATGCGCCCTAACCCAAATACTGGCGAAGCGTGGGTATCAAGCATTAAGCCTATTGGTGACAGCGTCACAGGTGCAACCATCACATTGGAAAATGACGAGTGGGTTGAAACACAAATCGAATCAGCGACACAACAAGAAATTGAATCAACCATTAAAGTGATGGGTGGTTCAGATTGGGAATCTTGGGTCGATACTTTAATCAACGCTGAATCGATTGCTGAAGGCTGTAAAACCATTGCCTTTTCTTACATTGGCTCAGAGGCAACCTTCCCGATTTATCGTGATGGCACCTTAGGCTGGGCAAAGGTTGATCTCCACCAAGCCAGCCATTCATTAAACTTAAAATTAGCCAACTTTAACGGCTCAGCTCATGCTACTGTGTGTAAAGCACTCGTGACTAAAGCCAGTGTTTTCATTCCAACCTTCACCCCTTATATCATCGCCCTTTACAAAGCGATGAAAGAAGATGGGACTCATGAAGGCTGTATTGAACAAATGCAACGTCTGTTCAGTGACAAATTGTATAACCACGAGCCTATTCCGGTTGATTCAGAACGTTTGATTCGTATGGATGATTGGGAAATGAAACCAAGTGTCCAACAACGTGTGGCGGAATTGATGGCTCAAATGAATGCCAGCAATTTCAAAGAAGTTGGTGACTATCAAGGTTATAAGCAAGAATTTATGCAACTAAATGGCTTTAACATTACCAATGTTGACTACCAACAAGACATTGATATCGAGCAGTTAAGCACTTTACAGCCATAA
- the tesA gene encoding multifunctional acyl-CoA thioesterase I/protease I/lysophospholipase L1 — protein MMRMLSLIFVLCFSSIPQAASKTTILILGDSLSAGYQMAIEQSWPSLLPQELKQNGIEAQVINGSISGDTTGNGLQRLPALLKQHQPDWVVIELGANDGLRGFPPATIKQNLQQLIQQSKAAGSQVALMQIMVPPNYGKRYTQAFANVYPDLAKQQDIPLLPFFLEQVIVKKEWMMQDGLHPKPEAQPWIAQFIASELTLIL, from the coding sequence ATGATGAGAATGTTATCCTTAATTTTTGTATTGTGTTTTTCTTCCATTCCACAAGCCGCTTCAAAAACCACTATTTTGATCTTAGGTGATAGCTTAAGCGCTGGCTACCAAATGGCGATTGAACAAAGTTGGCCCTCTCTTTTACCCCAAGAGTTAAAACAAAACGGCATAGAAGCTCAAGTCATCAATGGCAGCATCTCTGGGGATACCACTGGTAATGGTTTACAACGTTTACCGGCACTTTTAAAACAACACCAGCCAGATTGGGTTGTCATCGAGCTCGGTGCCAATGACGGTTTACGTGGATTCCCTCCCGCGACCATTAAACAAAATTTGCAGCAACTTATTCAACAAAGTAAAGCTGCTGGCAGCCAAGTGGCTTTAATGCAAATCATGGTGCCGCCCAATTATGGTAAACGTTACACCCAAGCCTTTGCTAATGTATACCCAGACCTAGCGAAGCAGCAAGATATTCCCTTGTTACCGTTTTTTCTTGAACAAGTGATCGTAAAAAAAGAGTGGATGATGCAAGATGGATTACATCCAAAGCCCGAAGCCCAACCGTGGATCGCGCAATTTATAGCCTCTGAGTTAACTTTGATTCTCTGA
- a CDS encoding ABC transporter ATP-binding protein yields MTQSPIQHTVADNIQAASDNRVLSNDIVIHAQSVSKSVSTAKEHLTILKGVNLAICAGESVAIVGTSGAGKSTLMTLLAGLDTPSHGEISLLGQSLSSMDDEQRAALRSEAIGFVFQSFLLIPTLTALENVTLPCLLRGEKENIERATHLLTEVGLKERLNHTPAQLSGGEQQRVALARAFMIKPTILFADEPTGNLDQLTAAKIVEQLFELNRAHNTTLVLVTHDNELAQRCDRIVHMQAGELEEQA; encoded by the coding sequence ATGACTCAATCACCTATTCAACACACTGTAGCGGATAACATTCAGGCAGCATCGGATAATCGCGTGCTCTCAAACGATATCGTTATACACGCCCAATCGGTTTCAAAATCCGTTTCTACCGCTAAAGAGCATTTAACCATATTAAAAGGCGTGAACCTAGCCATTTGCGCAGGAGAAAGCGTGGCAATTGTCGGTACATCTGGGGCGGGGAAATCGACCTTGATGACTTTATTAGCGGGATTAGATACACCCAGCCACGGAGAGATTAGTTTGTTAGGGCAATCTCTTTCTTCGATGGATGATGAACAGCGAGCGGCCTTACGCAGTGAAGCGATTGGTTTTGTGTTTCAAAGTTTTTTATTGATCCCAACCTTAACCGCTTTAGAAAACGTCACCTTGCCTTGTTTATTGCGTGGTGAAAAAGAAAATATAGAAAGAGCCACTCATTTGTTGACTGAAGTTGGCTTGAAGGAGCGCTTGAACCATACTCCAGCGCAATTGTCCGGAGGAGAACAACAACGAGTGGCATTAGCGCGCGCTTTCATGATTAAACCGACGATTTTGTTTGCTGATGAGCCAACCGGAAACTTGGACCAACTCACCGCCGCTAAGATCGTAGAGCAACTGTTTGAGTTGAATCGAGCCCATAACACCACCTTAGTTTTAGTGACGCACGATAATGAGTTAGCCCAACGTTGTGACCGTATTGTTCACATGCAAGCGGGTGAGTTGGAGGAACAGGCATGA
- a CDS encoding ABC transporter permease, with product MTKALHVASQERTHQRATLPNQALLKWGWREIRFGQLWPIAIALTLIIACVFGLAALADRMDQVVETQGKNALTADTVFRSSNPLPDTLLESAKKQSLQTATLTRFATMAFSDKSMQLVTVKAVDSAYPLRGDMLLKGAQGQFSHVKGNQLWLEPRVMQQLQVTIGDNVTIGGADFKVSGEVLQEPGLAFNPFQQMPSVYIHQADVAKTGAVQVGSRVSFRLFINGNTQQIAQLKQAVTLTPSDRWVDEDSQSRTSEVFNKTKQYLSLTVAIVIVMAAITLVLTCQHYVSSRRQTIAMLKSLGAQKAWLRRWLTIQITSLFALGIVFGSLIGVLLEMLLRIPLTDVLPDPLPSYGFAPFLLAVGTCLTIGIPALGIPLIGLLNTSAASVMQPTSGNIPRKAWLLVLLPVSLLMLVYGSNTLVWIILASILALFVVLGGLSLGLVRGMQFLPASPALKLALSRINRSSVASGIQFGALALSLMLISIIWLVRSDLLSDWQQTLPKDAPNVFAINIAPYEKDRYLQHLDKQQLVRSEAYPIIRGRLSDINGVAAKEYADGEDSSDSLRRELNFTWANHLPETNEVLAGQWGATGSVSVESDVAQDLGLQIGDELSFVISSQTVTAKVNTIRKVHWREMKPNFYFIFTPDVLENIPGTWLVSFKAPAGNAQQTNAFLNQLARDFPTVSLMDIRTMASKIQVLLTQIVWSITVLAGLAVVAGLLLIFTLLRLSLSQRQDEIRLYRTLGASKKRITKTVWYEYGIMALIAGLVASFGAESSVASLMKWGFELEPTWHFGLWIGLPVIAFMILGLVLQTLIKQLLIPVNKAS from the coding sequence ATGACGAAAGCGTTACACGTTGCCTCACAAGAGCGCACACACCAGCGGGCCACATTACCCAATCAAGCCTTATTAAAGTGGGGGTGGCGAGAAATTCGCTTTGGGCAACTATGGCCGATTGCGATTGCGCTCACCTTAATTATTGCGTGTGTGTTTGGGTTAGCCGCCTTAGCTGACCGAATGGATCAGGTGGTCGAGACTCAAGGGAAAAATGCCTTAACAGCCGACACCGTATTTCGCTCGTCCAACCCTTTGCCAGACACTTTACTCGAATCGGCCAAAAAACAGTCATTGCAAACCGCCACATTAACCCGTTTTGCCACCATGGCGTTTAGCGATAAAAGCATGCAGCTAGTGACAGTGAAAGCGGTGGATAGTGCTTATCCATTACGTGGCGATATGCTTTTAAAAGGCGCGCAAGGTCAATTTTCTCATGTAAAGGGCAATCAATTATGGCTTGAGCCAAGAGTGATGCAACAATTACAAGTGACAATTGGTGACAATGTCACTATTGGGGGTGCAGATTTCAAAGTGTCAGGAGAAGTGCTGCAAGAGCCCGGCTTAGCCTTTAATCCATTCCAGCAAATGCCCAGCGTGTATATTCATCAAGCCGATGTCGCAAAAACCGGTGCTGTACAAGTGGGCAGTCGTGTCAGCTTTCGTTTATTTATTAATGGTAATACACAACAAATTGCACAATTAAAACAAGCTGTAACCTTAACCCCTAGTGACCGCTGGGTTGATGAAGATTCGCAAAGCCGCACTTCTGAAGTGTTTAATAAAACCAAGCAATATTTATCGCTAACTGTAGCGATTGTTATTGTAATGGCTGCGATCACCTTGGTTTTGACGTGTCAGCATTATGTGTCCAGTCGTCGACAAACTATCGCGATGTTAAAAAGCTTAGGAGCACAAAAGGCTTGGCTACGTCGTTGGTTAACCATCCAAATCACCAGTTTATTTGCTTTAGGTATTGTTTTTGGCTCTCTGATTGGCGTGTTGTTAGAAATGCTGTTGAGGATCCCTTTAACCGATGTGCTTCCTGATCCACTACCAAGTTATGGGTTTGCACCGTTTTTACTGGCGGTGGGAACGTGTCTAACGATTGGCATTCCTGCGTTGGGTATTCCTTTAATCGGATTACTCAATACCTCAGCCGCTTCCGTCATGCAGCCAACGAGTGGCAATATTCCTCGTAAAGCTTGGTTGTTGGTGTTATTGCCAGTGAGTTTGTTAATGCTGGTGTATGGCAGCAATACTTTAGTTTGGATAATACTGGCCAGTATCTTAGCTTTATTTGTGGTGTTAGGCGGGCTTAGCTTAGGTTTAGTGCGCGGCATGCAGTTTTTACCGGCCTCACCGGCGTTGAAATTAGCTTTAAGTCGGATTAATCGCTCATCGGTTGCCAGTGGTATTCAATTTGGGGCGTTGGCGCTGTCTTTAATGCTCATTTCGATTATTTGGTTAGTACGTAGTGATTTATTGAGTGACTGGCAACAAACCTTACCTAAGGATGCGCCAAATGTGTTTGCTATCAATATTGCACCTTATGAAAAAGATCGTTATTTACAACACCTTGATAAACAACAATTAGTGCGCTCGGAAGCCTATCCCATCATTCGTGGCCGGTTAAGTGACATCAATGGAGTGGCGGCCAAAGAGTATGCCGATGGGGAAGACAGCAGCGATTCATTACGACGAGAACTTAACTTTACTTGGGCCAATCATTTGCCAGAAACGAATGAAGTGTTAGCTGGGCAATGGGGAGCAACTGGCAGTGTCTCGGTGGAATCGGATGTCGCGCAAGACTTGGGCCTACAAATTGGAGATGAGCTTTCGTTTGTGATCAGTAGCCAAACGGTTACCGCAAAAGTTAACACTATCCGTAAAGTACATTGGCGTGAAATGAAGCCTAACTTTTATTTTATTTTTACTCCTGATGTGTTGGAAAACATCCCCGGTACCTGGTTGGTGAGTTTTAAAGCGCCAGCCGGCAATGCCCAACAAACGAATGCATTTTTGAACCAGTTAGCGCGAGATTTCCCTACCGTGAGCTTGATGGATATTCGTACTATGGCCAGTAAAATCCAAGTGCTATTAACGCAAATCGTATGGTCTATTACTGTGTTGGCGGGGTTGGCGGTCGTAGCGGGACTATTGCTTATTTTTACCTTGTTACGATTAAGCCTGTCACAACGACAAGATGAAATTCGCCTATACCGAACCTTAGGCGCAAGTAAAAAGCGCATTACCAAAACCGTATGGTATGAATACGGTATCATGGCGTTGATCGCCGGGTTAGTCGCCAGCTTCGGGGCGGAATCTAGCGTCGCAAGTTTAATGAAGTGGGGCTTTGAATTAGAACCTACTTGGCATTTTGGTTTATGGATAGGCTTACCTGTCATTGCTTTTATGATATTAGGCTTGGTATTACAAACCTTGATAAAGCAGTTACTCATCCCTGTTAATAAGGCGAGTTGA
- a CDS encoding FAD-dependent oxidoreductase, producing MTSPHIGIIGGGIAGSTAALHFAEQGFQVSIFERGPSLVDGPPICHLHAGGNLYREISQQQCIQLLKESIETVKLYKHTMNVRPTVIAVPIQDKGQPEELLPRLQIIRQAYQELVAQDASNQVLGEPNHYFKLYSKSELEELALFNEPDPSTLTAKSLDEWMIPFARNVDLETLKFPVVLVQEYGLSVFRLSATVKLALAQLSHCHVHTQTQVTGVSQHGEQWQIHSQPYEQSQLSDSAQTDTTTVDYLINASGYQTGVIDDWVQAPRSRLVEFKAAYVTHWAQGSALWPEVIFHGERGTPQGMAQLTPYPDGYFQLHGMTENITLFDDGVAASTQESSQPKLPEYLVNKIIHGWSEQQQSERTQKAIHHMAQFIPSFASATIGGKPLFGAQQIPGTDITLRAASVSFAKGNYARMEIVKASSALEAAKQIELDLRNKGWFEPRERTASRVTHQLEPQQVVEVACQLAQQRHYPIALAKVGGVNKAS from the coding sequence ATGACTTCTCCTCATATCGGTATCATTGGCGGTGGAATCGCAGGTTCAACCGCTGCCCTTCATTTCGCCGAACAAGGTTTTCAGGTCTCTATCTTTGAACGAGGTCCCAGCTTAGTGGATGGTCCGCCTATTTGTCATTTGCACGCAGGGGGGAATTTATACCGTGAAATTTCACAACAACAATGTATTCAGTTGCTTAAAGAGTCGATTGAGACAGTTAAGTTGTATAAACACACCATGAATGTGCGACCAACGGTGATTGCGGTACCGATTCAAGATAAAGGGCAACCGGAAGAATTATTACCGCGTTTACAAATTATTCGTCAAGCCTACCAAGAGTTAGTGGCTCAAGATGCTAGTAATCAAGTTCTGGGTGAACCGAATCACTATTTTAAGCTTTATTCAAAGTCTGAATTGGAAGAATTAGCGTTATTTAATGAGCCTGATCCAAGCACGTTAACGGCAAAAAGTTTAGACGAATGGATGATACCGTTTGCACGAAATGTGGATCTCGAGACGTTGAAGTTCCCAGTGGTCTTAGTTCAAGAATATGGATTGAGTGTTTTTCGCCTCTCCGCCACTGTGAAATTGGCATTAGCGCAGCTTTCACATTGCCATGTACATACTCAAACGCAAGTTACGGGAGTCTCTCAACATGGCGAGCAATGGCAAATCCATTCTCAACCATACGAGCAATCTCAACTTTCAGATAGTGCTCAAACGGATACCACGACGGTCGATTATTTGATTAATGCCTCTGGCTATCAAACCGGTGTAATTGATGATTGGGTTCAAGCTCCCCGTTCGCGATTAGTCGAATTTAAAGCCGCGTATGTTACGCATTGGGCACAAGGGAGCGCATTATGGCCTGAAGTGATTTTTCATGGCGAGCGAGGAACCCCACAAGGCATGGCACAGCTAACGCCATATCCTGATGGTTATTTCCAACTGCATGGAATGACAGAAAATATTACTTTATTTGATGATGGGGTGGCAGCATCAACCCAAGAAAGCTCTCAACCTAAGTTACCGGAATATTTGGTCAATAAGATTATTCATGGTTGGAGTGAGCAGCAACAAAGTGAACGCACCCAGAAAGCGATTCATCACATGGCGCAATTTATTCCCAGTTTTGCATCGGCAACCATTGGTGGTAAACCTTTGTTTGGCGCTCAACAAATTCCAGGAACGGACATAACTTTACGTGCGGCCAGTGTGTCATTTGCCAAAGGTAATTACGCGCGTATGGAAATTGTAAAAGCTTCATCAGCGTTAGAAGCAGCTAAACAAATTGAGTTAGATCTGCGCAATAAAGGTTGGTTTGAGCCGCGAGAACGCACAGCATCGCGTGTTACGCATCAACTGGAGCCTCAACAGGTGGTTGAGGTGGCGTGCCAGTTAGCGCAACAAAGGCATTATCCTATTGCGCTGGCTAAAGTCGGCGGTGTCAACAAAGCGTCCTAG
- a CDS encoding endonuclease/exonuclease/phosphatase family protein, translated as MRMKNKWYQLLLLGAFILLSARVSAEPIKVASWNIEWLTTSPSSSITASQRTAQDFHLLNQKFRQIAPDILAFQEVDSKAAIEQVVGSGYQIYLSDRSLTPHKQFNDLNQYTGFAISSDWHVSDPQDIELLPNSKLRFASYLIVRKSTGPDIHLLAVHLKQGCAAAKKRSRSCRQLAQQAQQLNQWMQQRLSRQQAFIVLGDFNHNLAYPGDWLWQQLQHGIEHQLELATRTTKARCQVQSNRDPKRLYRYPNLIDHIIVSKPSLSRDTEQILFTQEEALHHHLSDHCPVVSQIEFRKSSK; from the coding sequence ATGCGAATGAAAAATAAGTGGTATCAATTACTCTTGTTGGGCGCGTTTATCTTGCTTTCAGCGCGGGTTTCTGCTGAGCCAATTAAGGTGGCTAGCTGGAATATTGAATGGTTGACGACTTCCCCTTCTTCATCCATTACCGCCAGTCAGCGTACTGCTCAAGACTTTCATTTACTGAATCAAAAATTTCGTCAAATCGCACCCGATATTTTGGCTTTTCAAGAAGTCGATTCAAAAGCGGCCATCGAACAAGTCGTGGGCTCGGGTTACCAGATTTACCTTTCGGATCGCTCTTTAACCCCTCACAAACAATTTAACGATTTGAATCAATACACCGGGTTTGCAATCTCTTCTGATTGGCACGTTAGCGATCCACAAGATATTGAATTATTACCCAACTCTAAATTACGGTTTGCCAGTTATCTCATTGTACGTAAATCCACTGGCCCGGATATTCATTTACTTGCAGTCCATTTAAAGCAAGGATGTGCTGCGGCCAAAAAACGCAGTCGAAGCTGTCGTCAGTTAGCACAACAAGCTCAACAATTAAATCAATGGATGCAACAAAGGTTATCTCGTCAACAGGCTTTTATTGTCTTAGGCGATTTTAATCATAATTTAGCTTATCCAGGTGATTGGTTATGGCAACAACTTCAACATGGCATTGAACATCAACTTGAATTGGCAACCCGCACCACCAAAGCACGATGCCAAGTTCAATCCAATCGAGATCCCAAGCGTTTATATCGTTACCCGAATCTCATTGACCATATTATCGTGAGCAAACCCAGCCTCAGCCGAGACACCGAGCAAATTTTATTCACTCAAGAAGAAGCCTTACACCATCATCTTAGTGATCATTGCCCTGTGGTTAGCCAAATAGAATTCAGAAAGTCATCGAAATAG